One Triticum urartu cultivar G1812 unplaced genomic scaffold, Tu2.1 TuUngrouped_contig_4504, whole genome shotgun sequence DNA window includes the following coding sequences:
- the LOC125527925 gene encoding uncharacterized protein LOC125527925 has product MRGKKMIYGFSISLILINLASIMERADENLLPAVYKEVSAAFDAGPTDLGYLTFIMNFLKSIASPLAGVLALQYDRPTILAVGTVFWALSTGAVGVSQYFQQVAFWRGVNGVGLAIVIPSLQSFIADSYREGTRGAGFGLLSLIGSIGGIGGSIVATVMAGRDYWGFPGWRFAFIVVAFASLLIGLLVYFYTVDPRKTSPGNFGDDDTHERSRLVGNSVFPPLSIWKDSWITARSVMKVRTFQIIVLQGVVGSLPWTAVVFFTMWFELIGFDNKSSAGLNSLFAIGCASGSFLGGVIADRVSRHYPDSGRIMCAQFSAFMGIPFTWILLTVIPQSVDYWYSYAVTLFLMGLTISWCATCANNPMFAEVVPPKHRTMIYAFDRAFEGSFSSLAAPAVGMVTERVYGYNAKTVNLADGSVAGAYALSRGLLTMMIVPFGLCCLFYTPLYFVFKRDRENARLAASAKDLELM; this is encoded by the exons ATGAG GGGAAAAAAGATGATATATGGATTCTCCATCTCCCTTATCCTCATCAACCTGGCTTCCATAATGGAGCGGGCTGATGAGAATCTCCTCCCCGCTGTTTACAAGGAAGTCAGTGCCGCCTTCGATGCTGGTCCTACTGATCTGGGGTACCTTACGTTTATAATGAACTTTCTGAAGTCCATAGCATCTCCCTTGGCAGGTGTCCTTGCTCTTCAGTATGATCGCCCCACTATTCTTGCGGTCGGAACTGTCTTCTGGGCTCTATCAACAGGGGCCGTTGGTGTCAGCCAGTATTTTCAGCAGGTTGCATTCTGGAGAGGTGTAAATGGTGTTGGACTTGCCATTGTCATACCATCACTTCAGTCCTTCATTGCTGATAGCTACAGAGAGGGCACCCGTGGCGCCGGATTTGGTTTGTTGAGTCTCATTGGCTCAATAGGTGGTATAGGAGGAAGTATTGTGGCAACAGTCATGGCTGGAAGGGATTATTGGGGATTCCCTGGATGGCGGTTTGCATTTATTGTGGTCGCGTTTGCAAGCTTGTTGATTGGGCTTCTTGTTTACTTTTACACCGTTGATCCTAGAAAAACATCTCCAGGAAATTTTGGTGATGACGACACCCATGAGAG GTCACGTTTGGTTGGTAACAGTGTTTTTCCTCCACTGTCCATCTGGAAGGATTCATGGATAACAGCAAGATCTGTCATGAAAGTGCGGACATTTCAAATCATCGTCCTGCAAGGCGTAGTCGGCTCCTTGCCATGGACCGCTGTTGTTTTCTTCACAATGTGGTTTGAGCTAATTG GTTTCGACAACAAAAGCTCGGCGGGGTTAAACAGCCTATTCGCCATCGGCTGCGCGAGTGGGTCATTTCTTGGTGGAGTAATCGCAGACCGCGTGTCAAGACACTACCCGGATTCAGGCCGCATCATGTGTGCTCAGTTCAGTGCCTTCATGGGCATCCCTTTCACATGGATCCTCCTCACGGTCATCCCGCAGTCGGTCGACTACTGGTACAGCTACGCCGTCACGCTGTTCCTGATGGGGCTCACCATAAGTTGGTGCGCCACCTGCGCAAACAACCCGATGTTCGCGGAGGTGGTCCCTCCCAAGCACCGCACCATGATCTACGCGTTTGACCGCGCGTTCGAGGGCTCCTTCTCCTCGCTGGCCGCTCCTGCCGTCGGCATGGTGACCGAGAGGGTATATGGCTACAACGCAAAGACGGTGAATCTAGCGGACGGGTCGGTGGCAGGGGCGTATGCGCTCTCGAGAGGGCTGCTGACCATGATGATTGTTCCTTTTGGTCTGTGCTGCCTGTTCTACACCCCGCTGTACTTTGTGTTCAAGCGCGACCGTGAGAACGCGAGGTTGGCGGCCAGTGCCAAGGATCTGGAGCTAATGTGA
- the LOC125527924 gene encoding purple acid phosphatase 2-like, giving the protein DADVFRVPPGYNAPQQVHITLGDQTGTAMTVSWVTASELGNGTVRYGPSPDKMEMTAQGTHTRYDYFNYTSGFIHHCVLRNLKHGVKYYYAMGFGHTVRTFSFTAPPKPGPDVPFKFGLIGDLGQTFDSNSTLSHYEANGGDAVLFVGDLSYADAYPLHDNRRWDSWARFVERSVAYQPWIWTAGNHELDYAPEIGETVPFKPFTRRYRTPYRAAGSTEPLWYSVKVASAHIIVLSSYSSYGKYTPQWTWLSDELGRVDRKATPWLIVLMHSPWYNSNNYHYMEGETMRVQFESWLVAAKVDLVLAGHVHSYERSRRFSNVAYNIVNGKATPVRDLDAPVYVTIGDGGNIEGIANNFTEPQPSYSAFREASFGHATLEIKNRTHAYYAWHRNHDGAKATADSVWLTNRHHLPTDDSK; this is encoded by the exons GACGCCGACGTCTTCCGCGTGCCGCCGGGCTACAATGCCCCTCAGCAG GTGCACATCACGCTGGGCGACCAGACGGGCACGGCGATGACGGTGTCGTGGGTGACGGCGAGCGAGCTGGGCAACGGCACGGTGCGGTACGGCCCGTCGCCGGACAAGATGGAGATGACGGCGCAGGGCACGCACACGCGCTACGACTACTTCAACTACACCTCCGGCTTCATCCACCACTGCGTCCTCAGGAACCTCAAG CATGGCGTGAAGTACTACTACGCGATGGGGTTCGGCCACACGGTGCGCACCTTCTCCTTCACCGCCCCTCCCAAGCCCGGCCCCGACGTGCCCTTCAAGTTCGGCCTCATCG GTGACCTGGGGCAGACGTTCGACTCCAACAGCACGCTGTCGCACTACGAGGCCAACGGCGGCGACGCGGTGCTCTTCGTGGGCGACCTCTCCTACGCCGACGCCTACCCGCTGCACGACAACCGGCGCTGGGACAGCTGGGCGCGCTTCGTGGAGCGCAGCGTGGCGTACCAGCCCTGGATCTGGACCGCCGGCAACCACGAGCTGGACTACGCGCCGGAGATCGGCGAGACGGTGCCCTTCAAGCCCTTCACCCGCCGCTACCGCACGCCGTACCGCGCCGCCGGCAGCACGGAGCCGCTCTGGTACTCGGTCAAGGTCGCCTCCGCCCACATCATCGTGCTCTCCTCCTACTCCTCCTACGGCAAGTACACGCCGCAGTGGACGTGGCTGTCGGACGAGCTGGGCCGCGTCGACCGCAAGGCCACGCCGTGGCTCATCGTGCTCATGCACTCGCCATGGTACAACAGCAACAACTACCACTACATGGAGGGGGAGACGATGCGGGTGCAGTTCGAGAGCTGGCTGGTGGCCGCCAAGGTGGACCTCGTCCTCGCCGGCCACGTCCACTCGTACGAGCGCAGCCGCCGCTTCTCCAACGTCGCCTACAACATCGTCAACGGCAAGGCCACGCCCGTGCGCGACTTGGACGCGCCCGTCTACGTCACCATCGGCGACGGCGGCAACATCGAGGGCATCGCCAACAA CTTCACGGAGCCGCAGCCGTCCTACTCGGCCTTCAGGGAGGCGAGCTTCGGGCACGCGACGCTGGAGATCAAGAACCGGACGCACGCCTACTACGCGTGGCACCGCAACCACGACGGCGCCAAGGCCACAGCCGACTCCGTCTGGCTCACCAACAGACACCACCTCCCCACCGACGACTCCAAGTGA